GGCCGCTAGCTCCAGCAGTCGCGGTGGTcaggggagtggagggggcgATGGGATGGGGGACACTGGCTGCGTGGCAGGAGCTGGGCACTTTTCCCTGCAGCTGGGAGAGCAGTTGAAACAGCTGGTGCCCGCCAGTGGCCTCACTGTCATGGATCTGGAGGCCGAGGGCATGTGTGTGCGGTTCAGCCCCTTGATGACAGCAGCAGGTAAGgactgggctcccccccccccaactttgtCCCGGGCAGAACTAACTGGCCATGCCCACTGAGGCCCAGGCCACTGAGTGATGGGCTTTGCTCTACCttgctctttcctctctttggggctaagttgaggcaaaTCAGCATTGTGGTATAACTTCTCAGAAGTACAGTGAGGCTACTGGGGTTCCCGCGATCGCCCAGGACCATGGGTGTTGTCCCAGTTCTCACTCAAGTTGCACATGGAGCTTTCCCCAATGGAGCTTTCAAACCTAGCTGCTGCCAGCCATCCAACATGCGGTGCCTTGGATGCGGGATGAAGCCTGGCATCTGTTGTCTCGTAGCTCAGCACCATGCTCTGACACACAGAGATGAAGAGatagtggggtggggtggagagttTTTGGGAGACATGGGGGGGCAGAATAAACATCTCCTGGTCCCCTGCAGGACCAGTGGTAAGGACATGCCTTCAGTTTTTACAGCTCCCTGGGGGTTGTAACAGGCCTGAAGGGTGTGGGCTTTTTATGAGAGGAAGCCTTCTCAGCCATATCACCACCTAGAGTAGGATTCTTGAACCCCAGGCTGCTTCCCCACTTCCTTATGCCACCGGTGTAACCACTCATGTGTGACAGATTTCATGGTGTCCTTAAATGTGTGTAGTTTGGGGTGTCAATTCTGTAACAAGCATCGtggtgcattcctgtaatcctagcgctAATGAGGCTAAGTCAGAAGGacttaagtttgaggccagcttgagctacataggaagactgtctcaaaaaacaaaacactggaaaaaaaatgataaaaatcagtGTTTGATTTTTTAGTGAGGTGACTTATTTTTAGAACACATTTGGTTCTTTTTCCTAAGGTGTCTTTCAGCATTTGTTAGGAAGATATTTTCTCAAACATATGCAAGTTAGGACACACAGGCGTTTGTCTTCAAAGGCCCCTACAGCTAGGACACCCCCGAGAGCAGCGGTGGGGGAGATAGCGGTGCAGCCCTGCTTCTCGGCCCTGACCCGACTAGGCATGGCCCAGACACAAGTTGGCCCCACACTTCTTCCCACCCTCTTAGAGATGCTGGGTTCCCTTTTAACCTCTGAGAGGATTCTTGGGGTAAGAACTGGATTTCTCCGAGCACTCCATTGGACGTTCTATCTACAGCAGCCTCTGCTGTGGTTCAGTCTTCCATGGTGGGTGGGGCGCCCCCACTCCAGCCACTCCCTACACCACCCTCAACATTCTCTCTGGGTTTGCAGCATTAGGGACCCGAGCAGAGGATGTGGACCAGCTGGTCACCTGCATCGAGAGCAAGCTGCCGGTGCTGACCTGCACGCTGCAGTTGCGGGAGGAGTTCAAGCAGGAGGTGGAGGCTGCCGCAGGCCTCCTCCATGTTGATGACCCCAACTGGCCTGGGATAGGGGTTGTCAGGTAAGGGCGTGCTTAGCAACCCAGAGCGCTGGAGTCACAGCAGAGCCATCCGTGGAGGATTCAGCTACACATCTGGCCATTTACAGAGGCCCGAGCTGGGCGGGCAAGCTGCCCCAGCATAGGGCTCGGTGAGGCAGCTGTGGTCTGGTCTGCTCTGGTCTGCGTGTGCACGGGCACCACACACAGCACAGTCCTGAAGGTTTTCCGTCCACACTCCATCCTTAGTGCTCCTTGCCCTCACTTCTGAGCTCTGCCCGCTGCCCGTAGTCCTGATGATCTCTAGATTgaagtactgaggtttgattCTATTTCAGGTATGAACACGCGAATGATGATAAGAGCAGCTTGAAGTCAGATCCAGAGGGGGATAAAATCCATGCTGGACTCCTGAAAAAGTTAAATGAATTGGAATCTGACCTTACATTTAAAATGGGTAATTATGCTTACAAGTCAGCTTCCACCCCTGAAAGAGCCAGAGCCTAGGCTTTGCATGCAGGTGAAGGTGTCATTCTCCTAGGCCACCAGCTCCCCTGCTCCATgtcccacacccctcccccctccctggggACAGGATGTGAGGCCACGCTCACCTGTGTCCTCGCACAGGCCCCGAGTACAGAAGCATGAAGAGCTGCATTTACATTGGCATGGCGAGCGACGATGTGGACGTGTCTGAGCTGGTGGAGACCATCGCCGTCACGGCCCGGGAGATTGAGGAAAACTCAAGGGTCTGTGAAACCAGTTGGTATTTCCTGCCTGTTCTGGGCTTTGCGGGGCTGCCTAGGTGGGGCTGGAGAGGCAGATGCCACCCTCCGGAGTGCCTGCTCCTTTCATCCTTTCTCTGGTGGTGTCCCTCTTTCCTGTCGCGCTCAGTGAGGTCACTGCGCAGTGCTGCGCTTGCCAGGGAGGCGGGGCCTCTGCTGCGTGCTGGGCTCTTCCTCAAAGGAGCTGGGGCTTGAGGACTTACTTCCTACTGGAGATGCGCCTGCTTGTTGGCAGGGTGGCACAGAATCTCCAAACCAATGGTGTCTGAGAGGAGACACATGTGACATatggtggggtgggtgggaaggaggaagctGAGGAACAGCGGTCCTCACTGTGGTGGAAGTCTCACACTAGACTGTTTCTGCCTCTTTACCCACCATTGATAAGATAGTTGTAGGTAGCTCTTTTCCCCGTTCGAGCCCAGTGAGGCCACAGTGAGGCTGCCCGGCCTCTACCAGCATTCTCTCTGGTTTGACTTTGACTCTGGCATTTAAATACAGAATCCCGTTTACTGCATCTCCAATGCTGTTAAAATTTTTCTAGGCGAGAAGCTGGGACAAATAACAGTTTCTTAATCTCCCTTAGCTTCTGGAAAACATGACAGAAGTTGTTCGGAAAGGAATTCAGGAAGCTCAGGTTCAGCTGCAGAAGGCCAACGAGGAGCGGCTTCTGGAGGAGGTGAGGCtgcccgggctgggctgggggctgggggtggccAGGAGGCCCGGCGCGGGGTCCCAAGCGAACATTCTGTCTTCCAGGGAGTGCTGCGACAGATCCCTGTGGTAGGGTCGGTGCTGAACTGGTTTTCTCCAGTCCAAACTTCACAGAAGGGAAGAACCTTTAACCTAACTGCAGGTAGGACCGGCAGGCCCTTCGCCCCCTGTCCGGACAGCTCTGCTGCCTCTGGGTTGACAGATAACATCCGCCTGGGGCTGGGTTGCTCTTCCTTGAGGTCCTCACGAGTGCGCTGCGCAGCCAGAGGCTGTGCTGGAGCAGCACAGCCAAAAAGGGGACTGCTTCCAGTTGCTGGGATTTGGGGAAGATACACAAGTTCCATCAAGGAAAGGGTTCCCAGACCTGAGGCCCTTCCTGACTCCTTCCACGAGGATTGGGTTTTCAGGCTGCCAGGTCTTGGCCCGGAGCAGAGGCACGTGTTCCTCAGCCTCGTCCAGCTCCCCACCAGGGGGTGGCAAGCTGAGTGCCGGGCAGCCAGGAGTGTGTGCCCATGCCTCTCTTTCCCTGTCAGGCTCTCTGGAGTCCACAGAACACACGTATGTCTACAAGGTGCAGGGGACGGGAGTGACGCCACCCCCAACCCCCTCGGGAGCCCGCAGCAAACCCAGACCTCCAGGTACATGACCTCTCCTTGGCCTCATTTCTTAGCATTATCGCTGCAGCCTGGACCCCCGTGCCAACAGGTCTcctgctctctgcttccttccttctctgggtTCTTTACCTGAAGTCCTGTTTGTCTTCACAGCAGCCTAGCCATCGCTGGCCTTGCAAATGGCCATTCTTTCTTCTTGAGACTGAATCCCCACCTAGAGCCTCAGTGGCACCCCGAGGGCAGGCCAGGtctggatgggggaggggggctgcctaCGGGCGTGCACCTGTCCTCACGGGGCCAGAGGTCCAAGCTGCCTCAGCAGGATCTGTGCAGCAACTTGTGACTTGTGATCGCAGAGGCCCGAGGTGCCGCAGCTCAGCTCCATCCATCCCATCTCTCCTAGGCCACAAGCCCTTCAAAAGGTCCCTGCGAGGCTCGGACACCGTGAGCGAGACCAGCTCTGTCAGCCACATTGAAGACTTGGAGAAAGGGGAACACCTGGCCAGTGGGTCGGAGCACAGTGGCCTAGAGGCCTCCAGCCCCGAGCAGCCCCTGGAGGCCACTGTGCCTCAGGCCAGCCACCCCGAAGATGACCACCCACAGGTAGAAGAGCCAGAGAGCTTGAGATAGGTCAAGTGCCAGGCATGAGGCTGCGCTGACCAAGTTACACTGAATGTGTGCACCGTGCCACGTGCTCGTGATAAAGTTCCTGTTGTCTCTGCAGAACTTGGACTTTTGCACAAATAGATGCCTGAAAGCCAGGCTTTCTTGGAAAGAAGTCATTCATTTTATCCGTAACAGCTGCTTCTGGTCTGCCCAGCTGTAGAGCACCCATTCCCCCAATTACTACAGAACACTAGTCACTGAGGAGAACGGGGCTTTCGAGTGTCCGGGCTCGCAGGGCTCGCTCTCATCTCTAAACGTAAGAAATAGGCtgcacagacttctctgccaggACTTGGGGTTCCCGCAGGGACCAGGGACTGCGTTCGGCACTCGTCTCAGCGGAGCTGCAGGAGACAGCCCTGGTTGGCTCGAGTGGGTTCTCGTGGGAGCCTCGGGAAGGGCACTGTGGGCCGTCTGGCCACACTGCTACTTTCCTGGAGGCTGAGGAAGGCCCGTGTGCACTCGTGCCACGTGTGGCGGgaccttcctccctttctctactACTCTTTGTAAACAGGTCTGAGGACTCATCTGCTAAGATTAATTGTACAGTCTCttgaccatatatatgtatatttttaaatactggtAGCTTTTAAATTGGTGCCCTCATGTACTGCTCACTTCTGTTCATCCGAAAGCCCAGTGGAGGCTCCCTGACACTGAGCTGACACTAACGTGCTGCACACTGCTTCCTGAAGGCAGTCGCCCTAGACCTGCACCCCCAGGCCCTGCTCCGGGAGACCCTGTAGCCCCCTCTGCCCGGCTCCCAGACACTCCTGACCTGGCAGTCTCTCCCCGCACACAGCATCGCCTTCCGGAGCAGGTGTGCGGCAGAGAGGGTAGGAATCACACTGGTTTGAGGACTGTTGTTGGAAGCCTTAGTTACACCACATTAAGCCTCTAATTATTCTGATCAGATGTGATTTTTGACATTTGCCACTTGTCAAAAggcaattttcctttttttttttttttttggtgcagatGATTAGTCTTCCCTGTTTATTTGGTGCAATGAAGTCTAGCAGATAACTCGGGGGAGGGGTAAATTATCACCTTTAATGAGattaatttttaagtgtttttatatatttggaattGTTAAGTTTTGTTGAAACAGAATTTCACCCTTGAGATACTATTTGAATGTTGGTTTCAATAAAGGTTCTTGAAATTGTTACTGGTGAACTAACTCAGTTTAGACAGCTTACTGTTTTATCAGGCACAGTAACATTTTTAGAAACAGAAAACGTTTCTAAAAATATAGCGTGCATAATGACTGCAATCTGAGCATTTTAATGACCGCACAGTTGGCCTCCCAGGCGCAGAGAGACAGAGCCTCCACAAGGTGCTGGGGCCGCAGCTCCGCAGTGTGGACGTTGCTGGGTGATTGGGTCACATTTTCCGTGTTGCTTCTCCGCTGTCCCCGcaccttgtcctcctcctcatcgCTGGATGCTGACTTTTAGCAGCGAAGCACAAAGTCAACATGAACAAGTGCCTTTGccaaaataagattttattttgaaaattacttGAAAGACTAAGGATGGTGACCTAACACTAATGGATGTAGATTGCAAATTCCTCCCGACTCCAACCTTCAATAATAGTCTTTGCCATGCCAAAAAGTTGCTTTCTTTGGTAATTCCTATTTGCAGCTCCGGGGAGAAGAAATCTTTTCCCACAGGCCGTCTTGATTCTTTTTGTAGAGAAGAGCTTGATTTCCAGGAAACAGCGTGTTCAtgggagaagggttcttctttaaGAACAACAAGGTAGACCTGATGTGGTCAACGAAGTGGGGGGGCTCGGCCAAAGGGGACGTGGAAAGGTTCTGAGGAAACAAGGGGCACGAGAGAGGAGAGGCAATGAGTCCTCCATGAGGACACCTGGGTCGCACTCACTGGGTGGATGTCGCCTGCCCCAGCTGCGCGCTATCCCTTCTGTTGAGGATGTGAGGACATTTCCTATCCCCTGCGGGGAGGCCCTTGCTTCCTCacggaggaggaaggcagggtcTGCAATGGAGTCCTCACCTCTAGTATGTGCTGGTCATCTTGCTGCAGCCAGAAGTCCACATGTGGAAACGGCATCCAGGAGTACGGGCCTATCCTCAGCAGCTGCGTGTGCGCGTCATAGATGCTGATCATCTGGGGAGACGAGAGGAGGGTACTCCTGAGTGTGCCTGCGCGTCAGCCTCCCACCACTGTGCTTCGTTCCAGCAACAATCTGAGGCTGAGCAGCAGCGCCAGCATGGACAGCCACGTGTCCACTGCGCCGTGCTCCCTGGGACGGCCCAAAACCACCTGGAGCTGCTTAGCTCGCGGTGCCTGCTGGCccaccaagaaaaaggaaaacctggggctaggcaccagtggcacacatGAGTCCTaggcaggaggttgagatctgaggatggaggttcaaagccagcctgggcaggaaaggcgaTGAAACGCTTATTTCCaggtagccagaaaaaaaaaaaaaaaaaacagcaatggagctgtggctcaagtgttaagagtgccagccttgagtgcaaaagtaaCAGCaccaaggtcctaagttcaagccccagaactggcacaaataaaaccaAGGAAAACTTGTATGAAGTGGATTCACCAAATGATCCATTCCCCAAGTCTGCAGTGTGACTTAACCCGCAATACCCAAGTTATGCCTCTTGATTCCAGGAATGTCAGTCTTTCACAGACTTAAGTATGTTTCATACTCTGAACATTTCTACAAATCCTCCCACTCATTCCTCAGATGGGGCATGGagtgtttttgtgtgtttaattgaCTCCTGTAGTGCTAGGAATGAATCCATGGTCCTGACATTCATGCTCATTAAGCAAGCACTACCGCTGAGCCCTAGCTACAGAGCCTACTTTTCAAATAGTCTTTAAAAAGCACCTACAGATTGGGGCCTTAGGGCTCTCTTGCACACTCCAGGCCCTGCTGGCTCAGCTTGAGGGCGTTCCTCAAGAGTTGTTAACTTGAGTGAGCTGTGGGGCCAGGGTATGGAGCGGAGCTGTGAGGCGAAGACCTAGGTTCTGCACTTAGATCTGAAGGATGTGTGTATCCAGTCCTGGGAAACCCTAGCTTTCAAGAGGCAGTGATCAGCTCCTCTCGGGCTCCTTAGAGTCCCTCTTTGGCCCTTTTCCCACTTCCCTGTCCCTTGGGGTGAGGGGTCTGCACTCACCGGGCCTCCTGCTAGAGCCCTGGCAGCCCGCAGCTCCGCCTCTGGACCCCGATCTCGAAAGGAAGCTCTGTAGATCTCTGCAGTTTTAATGTTGACAGCTGCAAGGACAGCAGAGGGCTGACATGAAAGGAACAAGTACGACCCTTGCACTCTTACCACCACGCACAACAGCCAGAGTTGGGAGGGGAAGGATGGGATGCGGGGAACACGCCGTGACTTCTGCAGGTGACCTGGGAGGCTGTAACTACCAATGATTGTGTTTGATGCGCACAGAATTATGGAGACTAAAAGAACTGACGACCACCAGGACAGCGCAATTTGGTGCTCGAGTGCCAGATCATGGCGGGGGCCTAGAGTTCCACACGTGTGGAGGATTCCTGTCGTCGCCCCAAGGGAGAGCAGAGGCCCGAGAGACACACACATCAGCGCAGGCACAGGCTGTACTGTTCTCTCTGCATGGCTTCCCAGATGtggtagtggagctgtgtgcTCACGGGAAAGCCACAGAGCCAGGGTTTGAACAGATTCCAACCCCAGGCTGCCCCACCCACCTGTAACACCGCCAACCCCCCAATAAACACTGCTTACCAATGCCATAAATGATTGGGaaatggttttcattttcttcccggTCATTTAATtctaaagaaagacaaacaactgtaAAATACCGGGTCAAGATGCACTACACTGCTGTTTCTACTCTGTACTAAAGAGCCGGCTCAGTTTCCCTGCAGCGGCCCTGCCACCCCCTGCAGCTCCTCTGCCCAGCGCGctctcctcccgcccctcccgaGAGGAGAGAAGCCACTGTGGCGGGGCGTGAACGGCCAGAAGCCTCGCAGGGAAACAGCAGAACATACGTACCTGTCACACACAGCGTCACTAGATGAACATCATCTTCTTGCTTGTCAAATTCACCTACAGTGGGGACAGGGAGGCTGAGGTCACTGGGGGAGAGGTGTGGGGCTGTCAGCTGGCCTCAGCCCCACCATCCTCTACAGTCAGACCTTGGGGAGCTGCCTGCCCAGCACCCCGTCTGCGCTGGGACAGGCAGGGCAGCTGCCTCGCTTTCCCTGCACAGGTGTGTGCGTATTGTGATTTCAGGTCCTGATTATACTTCTGTATTTACCCATGGAACGCAACCCTCTTCACAAGCAGTACTGTCTTTATGCTGTGATCCCGCCCCCcactttttgtgccaatcctacctgggtcttgaactcagaacctaggcactgaccctgaggctcattactcaaagctagcactctaccccctgagacatcgctccacttttggcttctaggtagttaattggagatagagtgcctgggctggcttcaaaccccgatcctcagatctcagcctgagttctTTGACACAGGGACCCCCCTGCCTCCGCTTCTAGGAATGACAGACATCACACCGGCTCCTAAAAATGGTTAGTGACAGCAGAACTGCTCTACTGAGAGACCTTACACAGGTCCTGCTGTCTCGTGTGCCCATTAGGTGACTCAGATCCCTAAAAGTAAAGAAGCGACCCTCCCAGTGCAGTGTCTGCTCCCTGGGTGCCCCCACCCACATCACTGCCTGCTCTTCAGCGCCCTCCCAGGTGCTCGGCCCGGTGGGCGGGTATGCTCACCACAGCTCCTGCCAACTAATCTCATGGTGCCAGTTCTGCTTTAGCAAATCTTGTTTCCCCACATTGTACGCTCCGCTCCGAAGTTCAGTCTGCACCTACAGCCCCCGACCCCCCAGCTTGTCTGCGGGCGGCTCAAGGGCTCTGCTACTAGAGGTGATCACAGGAGCAAGTGCAGGAACATAAGGGAAAAGACAGACTTACTAAGCAGCTGGTGGGTCAGTTTCTGTGACAACTGCCTGTCGTCGCTGAAGCCCCCCACGAGGTGCACCTCCAGCCTGGagaggggacagtgctcagagtcaCAGAATGCGGGGGTCTTTAGTGAAGGTGTCGAGGCATCGGCCACCTCTAACACCGGCCCCTTCTGTGAGAGGGTGAGCAGCAGCAGGGTCCCCCTGGGGGGCAACTGCAGCAGCCATGAGATGGAGAAAGGCCATGTCCTGCCCTGTgtcatgtgcatgtgcacagagGGTTCCCACAAGGACCAGGATGGCTGCTGCAAAACCACTGCACTGTGCCTTCCCCAGACCTGCGGCCAGTGCTGCCGTCCACACTGCCTGCTTCCAAGACACAACCTTCCCAAGGAACACAGGGATGTTCACGTGGGCCCAGTTCACATGCTGCCTCCAGGAGGAGGGGAATACCCAGCCTTGCCTGAGAGCCACACGGCCCCCGGTGTCACCGTAGGTGGCCATCCCTGCGGGCCACATGGACCCGGGCACTTTACATtttaggagggaggagggagccctCTATCTGTGGCCAGGGCCCAGTCTCCAGGGTGTTCCCTGGGACTCAAGCGAACAAGCGCTGAGGCAGCCACGCAGGCGCACTGGGCAGAAGACGAGAGGAGGGCCAGGTCTGGTGACAGGAAGGAGGGGACAGGGTGTGGACACTGGTCCGGCAGCTGGCTCCGGGCTGTGTGCCTAGACAAATGGGACTCTGCTTGTGTAACGCTTGTGTAACACATGTTGTGGGGGGACAGTGGGAGGGATGGGCAGACCTGTTCTGAGCCAGTGGACCCCACTGAAACCACTGCAGTGCCCAGAAAGTGTGGACGGGCCCTGGCTCTCCCGTAGCACCCTGGTGGGGGCTCCTGAACCCCAAAAACAGCCAATGCTGGAGGAGTGACTGAGTGACGGCTGTAGCTCGAGGGTGCTGGGGTCCAGCCTTGGCCTAACTCAGGCGAGGCCACAGAATAAGGGTGAGTACATTGTGACTCAAATGAGTTCAAAGTCCAAGGTCCCCTTCACAGCCAGTGCCCAGAGCTCACCACGCTGACGCCAGCACTGGCACCGGCATGCTCACCTTCCGCACTGAGCGCGGTCAGAGAAGGCCTTGATGGAGTTCATGATGAGCGGCACCTCGGCCTTGGTGTCTGACCCATCGCAGTGCGTCAGGCAGGTGGCCCCGTTACCTGCAGAACAAGGTGACACGGCTCGTGAGTCCCCACGGCAAACCCCCATGCCAGAGGCAAGGCCACTCCCGTCCACTCGGCCCACCTCATCTTTGCATGGGACACAGAGCGGAGAGAGCAGCCGTGCCACCCACCAACCCATTCCCACCAGGGCGCCGGACTGGCCCACATGTGCGGAGGGGTCACATGACTGCTTCCTTCGCCTCAGCATACCTGTGTGCCTCAGGACCACAATGTGACAAGTGGTGGCATCATCAGAACCCAGAACGGAGACGGAGCCTGtacgagagagaaagaaaataagccatCCAGTAACCTCCGGGAAGAACACCCACTTGACGGCTTCCTAACCTACCATCCTTTGGGGAGGTCACTGCAAGCTCTCTTTGCTGAACATACAGAAGGCCCTGGGGTCCCACTTGTTGAACAGACTGACCTCTGAGAAGTCTGGCTCTTTCctgtttaattaaaacaaaataaaatagggaCGTAAATTAGTGAGGCATGAATAACTAGGGGTGGAGAGAGCCGAGGAGTTACTGGGCCTCCGGTGTGTCTCAAGTATACTCTGCCACACTCATTGTGGATGCCAGCAAACGAAGTGCTTTGACCTCCTGAGGAAGGAGGCACACAAACGCTCAATGCGGAGCAGGGGCGGgtggctccccacccccaacccttcGCTTTCTAAGACTGGGGTGAAGGACTTCCCGACCCGCTTATCTAGGAACCCCACTTCTGCAAATGCATACTGAGGAAGGAACTCAAAATGGGCCCATTGCTGTTGCTCGGAACTGCAAAAGGCTGGGAGCAACAGTCAGTCACAAATAAAGGAGACTGTGGGAGAACTCCTCGATGTTCCCTAGAAGGCCAGGCATAGAAGGACACGTTCTCAAAGAGCTGTAAAACACTATTACTATCATAGTGGTGAAGAGTTTTCACACCAAGAAAACACTAGAAGAATATGAACAGACCCACAGATGAAGCAAATGTGCTTTTCCTGTCACTCTGGCTTTGCTCTAGTGTCTGAATGTTTTCTGATCTCATTATTAAAGACAGGGCATGTAGAATATGTTAATTAGGTATCAAAGATGTGaatatttgtgggctggggatatagcctagtggcaagagtgcctgcctcatatacatgaggccctgggttcgattccccagcaccacatatacagaaaatggccagaagtggcgctgtggctcaagtggcagagtgctagccttgagcaaaaaagaagccagggacagtgc
This genomic stretch from Perognathus longimembris pacificus isolate PPM17 chromosome 23, ASM2315922v1, whole genome shotgun sequence harbors:
- the Ntan1 gene encoding protein N-terminal asparagine amidohydrolase, which produces MPLLVDGRRVRLPQSAAELVRSHPCLEERARLLRGQSVQQVGPQGLLYVQQRELAVTSPKDGSVSVLGSDDATTCHIVVLRHTGNGATCLTHCDGSDTKAEVPLIMNSIKAFSDRAQCGRLEVHLVGGFSDDRQLSQKLTHQLLSEFDKQEDDVHLVTLCVTELNDREENENHFPIIYGIAVNIKTAEIYRASFRDRGPEAELRAARALAGGPMISIYDAHTQLLRIGPYSWMPFPHVDFWLQQDDQHILENLSTSPLAEPPHFVDHIRSTLLFLKKNPSPMNTLFPGNQALLYKKNQDGLWEKISSPRSCK